One window of Azospirillum sp. TSH58 genomic DNA carries:
- a CDS encoding tetratricopeptide repeat protein, translating to MRNLIKAAGRLFGSPSPEDDLAKGLKAHERKDYKAALDAWLAAARAGHADAQYRLGRLYDLGQGVVRNAVDAVGWYRQAADQGHGEAQARLAEIYYYGCGQPKGVVPTDEALSVLFPNGLKIEQDYKEALRWARAAAEGGVVGAQAMLGYMHASGFGIAPDYAEAERWYRIAAEQGNAAAQLGLGTLLGGGYSGTSDPVEAHRWFLKAAEQKNVMACYYIGTQYAAGLGVEQDYAEAAGWFRKAAEAGAAAAQRALGLLYARGLGVPADPHHAETWLRKAAVQGDAEAMLQLGHLNSRGGGMQPNLFDAATWYRAAGELGHREAQKIISQMYFTGAGVPRDEMEGARWLERAAGQGDPQAQLRIGTFYAEGRGVTRDYDRALDWFRRAADQGNTDAVYNIGMLHSLGLGVPRDPVGAIQWLERAASQGSVLAQFRLGAALAAGDGVTQDYAAAALWSSKAAEQGHVGAMVNLGRFRMQGLGGERDIAEAIRWLTAAADQREPAAMTALGELYGHWSDRKDFAQARAWLERGAALGDERAKALLERLPVPPPSNASEPEAGERSRAAGEG from the coding sequence ATGCGCAACCTCATCAAGGCCGCTGGACGGTTGTTCGGCTCCCCATCGCCGGAAGACGATCTGGCCAAGGGGCTGAAGGCGCACGAGCGCAAGGACTACAAGGCGGCGCTTGATGCTTGGCTGGCCGCGGCCCGTGCCGGCCATGCCGATGCCCAGTACCGTCTGGGGCGCCTGTACGACTTGGGCCAAGGTGTGGTGCGCAACGCGGTGGACGCGGTCGGCTGGTACCGGCAGGCGGCCGACCAGGGCCATGGCGAGGCCCAGGCCCGGCTGGCCGAGATTTATTATTATGGATGCGGCCAGCCCAAGGGGGTCGTGCCCACCGACGAGGCGCTGTCCGTTCTCTTCCCCAACGGCCTGAAGATCGAGCAGGATTACAAGGAAGCGCTGCGCTGGGCGCGGGCTGCCGCCGAAGGCGGGGTCGTCGGCGCCCAAGCCATGCTCGGCTACATGCACGCCTCCGGTTTCGGCATCGCCCCCGATTATGCGGAGGCGGAGCGCTGGTACCGCATCGCCGCCGAACAGGGCAACGCGGCGGCTCAACTCGGGCTTGGAACCCTGTTGGGGGGCGGCTACAGCGGAACGTCCGATCCCGTCGAGGCTCACCGCTGGTTCCTCAAGGCGGCCGAGCAGAAGAACGTCATGGCCTGCTATTACATCGGCACCCAGTATGCCGCCGGGCTGGGCGTCGAGCAGGATTACGCCGAGGCGGCGGGTTGGTTCCGCAAGGCGGCGGAGGCGGGAGCCGCGGCCGCGCAAAGGGCGCTGGGCCTGCTCTACGCGCGCGGGTTGGGCGTGCCCGCCGATCCCCACCACGCGGAAACCTGGCTGCGCAAGGCCGCGGTGCAGGGCGACGCGGAAGCCATGCTGCAGCTTGGCCACCTGAACAGCCGGGGCGGCGGGATGCAGCCCAATCTGTTCGACGCCGCGACGTGGTACCGCGCCGCGGGGGAACTTGGCCACCGCGAGGCCCAGAAGATCATTTCCCAGATGTACTTCACCGGAGCGGGCGTGCCGCGCGACGAGATGGAGGGGGCCCGTTGGCTGGAGCGGGCGGCCGGGCAGGGCGACCCCCAGGCGCAGCTGCGAATCGGCACCTTCTACGCCGAAGGGCGCGGCGTGACGCGTGATTACGATCGGGCGCTCGACTGGTTCCGCCGGGCGGCCGACCAGGGCAACACCGATGCGGTCTACAACATCGGCATGCTGCACAGCTTGGGTCTGGGCGTTCCGCGCGACCCGGTGGGCGCGATCCAGTGGTTGGAGCGCGCGGCGAGCCAGGGCAGCGTGCTGGCCCAGTTTCGCCTGGGGGCGGCGCTCGCGGCCGGCGATGGTGTCACGCAGGATTACGCCGCCGCCGCCCTGTGGTCGTCGAAGGCCGCCGAACAGGGCCATGTCGGAGCGATGGTCAATCTGGGCCGTTTCCGCATGCAGGGGCTCGGCGGGGAGCGCGACATCGCGGAAGCGATCCGCTGGCTGACCGCCGCCGCCGATCAGAGGGAGCCTGCGGCCATGACGGCGCTTGGCGAACTGTATGGCCACTGGAGCGATCGCAAGGATTTTGCGCAGGCCCGCGCCTGGCTGGAGCGGGGAGCGGCGCTCGGCGATGAGCGCGCCAAGGCGTTGCTGGAACGGCTGCCGGTTCCCCCTCCCTCCAACGCCTCCGAGCCCGAGGCCGGGGAACGGTCGCGCGCCGCCGGCGAAGGATGA
- a CDS encoding HlyD family type I secretion periplasmic adaptor subunit, translating into MTALLLRRPQQPDLAAEQAINDFQGETAEITGAPEPFKARIVVWVLVGMVILFIVLASVMKLDRVVSATGRIVSQAPTIVVQPLEISIIRSLNARAGQTVRRGDVLATLDPTFSAADVAQLERQVSKFTAEIARLGAEAEGVPFKVAGKDQDMILQESIWQYRQAEYAAKLANFDQRMATLQSTIKSSRADADHYRSRLKIVGEIEEMRRTLEKNQTGSRLNSLVASDTRVETERNLGLSENAIRTTMHDLEALRAEREVYIQQWRSTVLTDLSARQVDLERVREELSKAQKRRDLVELRAIEDAVVLEVGKYSVGSVVESAQPIYTLMPLNAKLEVEAEIAGIDQGFVKPGDSVQVKLEAYRFIEHGMAKGVVRTISEDSFTRREDQSQAQRPFFRAKIELTDVNLRDVPSDFRLVPGMPLVADIVVGTRTIIAYLVEGALKSRAEGMREP; encoded by the coding sequence ATGACCGCGCTCCTCTTACGCCGGCCGCAACAGCCTGATCTGGCCGCCGAGCAGGCCATCAACGATTTCCAGGGGGAAACTGCGGAAATCACCGGCGCTCCGGAGCCGTTCAAGGCCCGGATCGTCGTGTGGGTGCTCGTTGGCATGGTGATCCTGTTCATCGTGCTGGCCTCGGTCATGAAACTCGACCGCGTCGTCAGCGCGACAGGGCGCATCGTCTCCCAGGCGCCGACCATCGTCGTGCAGCCGCTGGAGATTTCGATCATCCGCAGCCTGAACGCCCGCGCCGGACAGACCGTGCGGCGCGGCGACGTGCTGGCCACGCTCGATCCGACCTTCTCGGCCGCGGATGTCGCCCAGCTCGAACGCCAGGTGTCCAAGTTCACGGCGGAGATCGCCCGGCTGGGCGCCGAGGCCGAAGGCGTGCCCTTCAAGGTCGCCGGCAAGGATCAGGACATGATCCTGCAGGAATCGATCTGGCAGTATCGTCAGGCTGAATATGCCGCCAAGCTCGCCAATTTCGACCAGCGCATGGCGACCCTGCAGTCCACGATCAAGAGCAGCCGGGCCGATGCCGACCATTATCGCTCCCGCCTGAAGATCGTCGGGGAGATCGAGGAGATGCGCCGGACGCTGGAAAAGAACCAGACCGGCAGCCGCCTCAACTCCCTGGTCGCCAGCGACACCCGCGTGGAGACCGAGCGGAATCTTGGCCTCAGCGAGAACGCCATCCGCACCACCATGCACGACCTGGAGGCCCTGCGCGCCGAGCGGGAGGTCTATATCCAGCAGTGGCGCAGCACGGTGCTGACCGACCTGTCCGCCCGTCAGGTCGATCTGGAGCGTGTCCGCGAGGAGCTGTCCAAGGCCCAGAAGAGGCGTGATCTGGTCGAGCTTCGGGCGATCGAGGACGCCGTGGTGCTGGAGGTCGGGAAGTACTCCGTCGGTTCCGTGGTGGAATCGGCTCAGCCGATCTACACTCTGATGCCACTGAACGCGAAGCTTGAAGTGGAGGCGGAAATCGCCGGCATCGACCAGGGCTTCGTCAAGCCGGGCGATTCGGTGCAGGTCAAGCTGGAAGCCTACCGTTTCATCGAGCACGGGATGGCCAAGGGCGTGGTCCGGACGATCAGCGAGGACTCCTTCACCCGTCGTGAGGACCAGTCCCAGGCCCAGCGCCCGTTCTTCCGCGCGAAGATCGAGCTGACCGATGTGAACCTGCGCGACGTGCCCTCCGATTTCCGGCTGGTGCCCGGCATGCCCCTGGTGGCGGACATCGTGGTCGGCACCCGGACCATCATCGCTTATCTCGTCGAAGGGGCACTGAAGAGCCGCGCGGAAGGCATGCGCGAGCCATAA
- a CDS encoding peptidase domain-containing ABC transporter gives MRTTSLNALAVVARHHGLHLSVEQMRRDYGIESGEPEPSTATLLKIAENSGLTVRSARLGWKHLSRLGKALPLMLRLRDGSTMVMVAFREDGGAPAAMLQDPLSPDQACVAVDELRLGAVWDGEAIFVKRRYGVSDEERPFGFTWLFGQILREKKIFRDVGISALVLSLFALVPPLLFMVILDRVLVHQRLSTLYVLLTAIGFLLLFDTLFGYLRRYLVAIGTARVDARISTYIFDRMINLPIDFFERTPTGVINYKLNEIWRVRNFLTGQLFGTLLDSMTLVVLIPAMFVLSAPLAFYVLAIACIMGLVVVVYIGPLARAYGKVVVAEQRKGSFMIEVLHGMRTVKSLALEGRKRLDWDVRVAEAVRANTNMQHLSNQPQTILQPLEKAIYAGSLGLGAYLAIGEGAVVYGGSLVAFSMIASRATQPFVQIASLMQQFQEVRGAVAQVASVVNQEPEEAAGRQGVRPEIKGEITFADVRFRYPGAQNPALDSVGFSIKAGQVIGVMGRSGSGKTTVTRLLQGLHQNYEGLIKIDGVDLREIDLSHLRSNLGVVLQDNFLFNGTIRENIMAANRSASLEEVMRAARLAGAEEFIERLPRGYETMIEEGSANLSGGQRQRIAIARALLVDPTVLIMDEATSALDPDSEAIINNNLTRIAQGRTMIVISHRLASLVNCDQIMVLERGKLYDMGKHDELLQRCDVYRHLWFQQNRHLSPGSTHDRAPLTPAATA, from the coding sequence ATGCGAACCACCAGTCTCAATGCGCTCGCCGTCGTGGCCCGGCACCACGGGTTGCACTTGTCGGTCGAACAGATGCGGCGCGATTACGGCATCGAAAGCGGGGAACCGGAGCCATCCACGGCGACCCTGCTGAAGATCGCCGAGAACAGCGGGCTGACCGTTCGTTCGGCCAGGCTCGGCTGGAAGCATCTGTCGCGCCTCGGCAAGGCGCTGCCGCTGATGCTCCGGCTGCGCGACGGCAGCACCATGGTGATGGTCGCCTTCCGCGAGGATGGCGGCGCGCCGGCCGCGATGCTGCAGGACCCGCTCAGCCCCGACCAGGCCTGCGTCGCCGTGGATGAGCTGCGGTTGGGGGCAGTCTGGGACGGCGAGGCGATCTTCGTCAAGCGCCGCTACGGCGTGAGCGACGAGGAGCGGCCGTTCGGGTTCACCTGGCTGTTCGGGCAGATTCTGCGGGAAAAGAAGATTTTCCGCGATGTCGGCATTTCGGCCCTGGTCCTCAGCCTGTTCGCGCTGGTGCCGCCGCTGCTCTTCATGGTGATCCTGGACCGCGTGCTGGTGCACCAGAGGCTGTCCACGCTGTATGTGCTGTTGACGGCCATCGGCTTCCTGCTGCTGTTCGACACCCTTTTCGGCTATCTGCGCCGGTATCTGGTGGCGATCGGCACGGCCAGGGTGGACGCCCGCATCAGCACCTACATCTTCGACCGGATGATCAATCTGCCGATCGATTTCTTCGAGCGGACCCCGACCGGCGTCATCAACTACAAGCTCAACGAGATCTGGCGCGTCCGCAACTTCCTGACCGGGCAGCTGTTCGGGACGCTTCTGGACTCCATGACGCTGGTCGTGCTGATCCCGGCGATGTTCGTCCTCAGCGCCCCCCTGGCCTTCTACGTTCTGGCCATCGCCTGCATCATGGGGCTGGTGGTCGTCGTCTACATCGGCCCGCTCGCCCGCGCCTACGGCAAGGTCGTCGTGGCGGAGCAGCGCAAGGGCTCCTTCATGATCGAGGTGCTGCACGGCATGCGCACGGTCAAGTCGCTGGCCCTGGAAGGGCGCAAGCGCCTGGATTGGGACGTGCGGGTGGCCGAGGCGGTGCGCGCCAACACCAACATGCAGCATCTCTCCAACCAGCCGCAGACCATTCTGCAGCCGCTGGAGAAGGCGATCTACGCCGGTTCGCTGGGCCTCGGCGCGTATCTTGCGATCGGTGAGGGCGCCGTCGTCTACGGCGGTTCGCTGGTGGCCTTCAGCATGATCGCCAGCCGCGCCACCCAGCCCTTCGTGCAGATCGCCAGCCTGATGCAGCAGTTCCAGGAGGTGCGTGGCGCCGTCGCCCAGGTGGCGTCGGTGGTCAACCAGGAGCCCGAGGAGGCGGCGGGCCGCCAGGGCGTGCGGCCGGAGATCAAAGGCGAGATCACCTTCGCCGATGTCCGCTTCCGTTACCCCGGCGCGCAGAACCCGGCGCTCGACAGCGTCGGCTTCTCCATCAAGGCCGGCCAGGTCATCGGCGTCATGGGGCGCTCCGGGTCCGGCAAGACGACGGTCACGCGTCTGCTCCAGGGCCTGCACCAGAATTACGAAGGCCTGATCAAGATCGATGGCGTGGACCTGCGCGAGATCGACCTCAGCCATCTGCGCTCCAACCTGGGTGTCGTGCTGCAGGACAACTTCCTGTTCAACGGCACGATCCGCGAAAACATCATGGCCGCCAACCGCAGCGCCAGCCTGGAAGAGGTGATGCGGGCCGCCCGGCTCGCCGGTGCGGAGGAGTTCATCGAGCGCCTGCCGCGCGGCTATGAGACGATGATCGAGGAGGGATCGGCCAACCTGTCGGGCGGGCAGCGTCAGCGCATCGCCATCGCCCGTGCGCTTCTCGTCGACCCAACCGTCCTCATCATGGACGAGGCGACCAGCGCGCTCGATCCCGACAGCGAGGCGATCATCAACAACAACCTGACGCGCATCGCCCAGGGACGGACGATGATCGTCATCTCCCACCGCCTCGCCTCTCTGGTCAACTGCGACCAGATCATGGTGCTGGAGCGCGGCAAGCTCTACGACATGGGCAAGCACGACGAGCTGCTCCAGCGCTGCGACGTTTACCGGCACCTCTGGTTCCAACAGAACCGCCACCTTTCTCCGGGAAGCACTCATGACCGCGCTCCTCTTACGCCGGCCGCAACAGCCTGA
- a CDS encoding glycosyltransferase family 2 protein translates to MKVSVITICRNARDGICRTLESVAQQSYQNIEHIIIDGASTDGTLEILKGHRHRPAVLLSEPDGGIYDAMNKGLARATGDVIHFLNAEDWFYDARSVEKAVRFIERHPEVDLFYGDIEVRLPEGGSVIHTPQGADKAAEAMICGCLPHQGTFARRSVFDRTGPFDTRWRVHADYDWFLKAIADPSVTLMHMPVTVASFGLGGTSSNLAKGQPEVYAIQNALPFYQSEAWLRRRIELYQESFLAVRLENAELKRRLAEAGGFPHIPWRRLARGLARRGRDRMRRLLRRIREG, encoded by the coding sequence ATGAAGGTCTCGGTTATTACGATTTGCCGGAATGCCCGTGACGGCATATGCCGCACATTGGAGAGCGTTGCACAGCAATCTTACCAGAACATTGAGCATATCATCATTGATGGGGCTTCGACCGATGGAACGCTGGAGATCCTAAAAGGTCACCGGCACCGACCGGCGGTTCTCCTGTCGGAACCCGATGGCGGCATCTACGATGCGATGAACAAGGGGCTCGCGCGGGCGACCGGCGACGTGATCCATTTCCTGAACGCGGAGGATTGGTTCTACGACGCCCGCTCGGTCGAGAAGGCGGTGCGCTTCATCGAACGACACCCGGAGGTTGACCTCTTCTACGGGGATATCGAGGTCCGCCTGCCCGAGGGCGGATCGGTCATACACACCCCGCAGGGAGCCGACAAGGCCGCGGAGGCCATGATCTGCGGTTGTTTGCCGCATCAGGGGACCTTCGCGCGGCGGTCGGTGTTCGACCGCACCGGCCCCTTCGACACACGATGGCGGGTTCACGCCGATTACGACTGGTTCCTGAAGGCCATCGCCGACCCGTCGGTCACGCTGATGCACATGCCGGTGACGGTGGCGTCCTTCGGGCTGGGCGGCACCTCCAGCAACCTCGCCAAGGGCCAGCCGGAGGTCTACGCCATCCAGAACGCCCTGCCCTTCTACCAGTCGGAGGCGTGGCTGCGCCGGCGGATCGAGCTGTATCAGGAAAGTTTCCTGGCCGTCCGGCTGGAGAACGCCGAACTGAAGCGCCGGCTGGCCGAGGCCGGCGGCTTTCCCCACATTCCCTGGCGCCGTCTGGCCCGCGGCCTTGCACGCCGAGGGCGCGACCGGATGCGGCGGCTGCTGCGCCGCATCCGGGAAGGCTGA
- a CDS encoding GDP-L-fucose synthase yields the protein MTTGTAAFSLDGKRVWVAGHRGMAGSAVVRRLEREPCEILTVGRETVDLRRQAEVEAWMAEARPDVVFLTAALVGGIHANNTRPAEFLYENLAIETNIIHAAKQVGVRKLVFLGSSCIYPRMAPQPIPEESLLTGPLEPTNEWYAIAKIAGIKMCQAYRRQYGCDFISAMPTNLYGFGDNFDIEQGHVAAALMVKIHRAKTEGAASVDLWGDGSPLREFLFVEDLADGLVFLAKHYSGEPHVNLGSGHEISIRGLAELLAGVIGYEGGFRFDPSKPNGTPRKIMDNHRLADMGWAAPTPLREGFERTYRWYLEKLDTGTLRGLPAGR from the coding sequence ATGACGACGGGAACGGCAGCCTTTTCCCTGGACGGCAAGCGGGTGTGGGTCGCGGGGCATCGCGGCATGGCGGGGTCGGCGGTGGTCCGCCGGCTGGAGCGGGAGCCTTGCGAGATCCTGACCGTGGGCCGTGAGACGGTCGATCTGCGCCGTCAGGCCGAGGTGGAGGCGTGGATGGCCGAGGCGCGGCCGGACGTCGTCTTCCTCACCGCCGCCCTGGTCGGCGGCATTCACGCCAACAACACGCGCCCGGCCGAATTCCTCTACGAGAATCTGGCGATCGAGACCAACATCATCCACGCCGCCAAGCAGGTCGGCGTGCGCAAGCTGGTCTTCCTGGGGTCCTCCTGCATCTACCCGCGGATGGCGCCGCAGCCCATCCCGGAGGAATCGCTGTTGACCGGGCCGCTGGAGCCGACCAACGAATGGTACGCGATCGCCAAGATCGCCGGCATCAAGATGTGCCAGGCCTACCGCCGGCAATACGGTTGCGACTTCATCTCGGCCATGCCGACCAACCTCTACGGCTTCGGCGACAACTTCGACATCGAGCAGGGGCACGTCGCCGCCGCGCTGATGGTCAAGATCCATCGGGCCAAGACCGAAGGGGCGGCCAGCGTCGACCTCTGGGGCGACGGCAGCCCGCTGCGCGAATTCCTGTTCGTCGAGGATCTGGCCGACGGGCTGGTCTTCCTGGCGAAGCATTATTCGGGTGAGCCGCATGTCAACCTCGGCTCCGGCCACGAGATTTCCATTCGCGGCCTCGCCGAACTGCTGGCCGGCGTGATCGGCTATGAGGGCGGCTTCCGTTTCGACCCGTCCAAGCCGAACGGCACCCCGCGCAAGATCATGGACAATCACCGGCTGGCCGATATGGGCTGGGCCGCCCCGACCCCGCTGCGCGAGGGGTTCGAGCGCACCTACCGCTGGTATCTGGAGAAGCTGGACACCGGCACCCTGCGCGGCCTGCCCGCAGGCCGCTGA
- a CDS encoding ABC transporter ATP-binding protein, translating into MASIRLNDVSVDFVLYQGSARSLKKTLLRTSTSGALKHDAHHRITVKALSNLNLTLEHGDRVGLVGGNGAGKTTLLRVLAGVYEPTAGRIRVEGSVTPLFDLGLGLDMDASGYDNIRMRAAYFGIDGDEIESKMDDIAAFTELGDYLDLPVRTYSAGMTLRLAFAAATAVDPEILLMDEWIAVSDTQFLEKAQRRAEGFVNRSSIMVVASHVDEVLKRLCNKALWLERGAVVRIGPVDEVLAAYHKHNAGGEPAPRDGEE; encoded by the coding sequence ATGGCTTCGATCCGCCTGAACGACGTTTCGGTCGATTTCGTGCTCTATCAGGGAAGCGCGCGCTCCCTGAAGAAGACGCTGCTCCGCACCTCCACCAGCGGCGCGCTGAAGCACGACGCGCACCACCGCATCACGGTGAAGGCGCTGAGCAACCTGAACCTGACGCTGGAGCACGGCGACCGGGTCGGGCTGGTCGGCGGCAACGGGGCCGGCAAGACGACCCTGCTGCGCGTTCTGGCCGGCGTGTACGAACCGACCGCCGGGCGCATCCGCGTCGAGGGCAGCGTCACGCCACTGTTCGACCTCGGGCTGGGGCTGGACATGGACGCGTCGGGCTACGACAACATCCGGATGCGCGCCGCCTATTTCGGCATCGACGGTGATGAGATCGAGTCCAAGATGGACGACATCGCCGCCTTCACCGAACTCGGCGACTATCTCGACCTTCCGGTGCGCACCTACTCGGCGGGCATGACGCTGCGGCTGGCCTTCGCCGCGGCGACCGCGGTCGATCCGGAAATCCTGCTGATGGACGAATGGATCGCCGTCAGCGACACCCAGTTCCTGGAAAAGGCGCAGCGCCGGGCCGAAGGCTTCGTGAACCGGTCCAGCATCATGGTCGTGGCCTCCCATGTGGACGAGGTTCTGAAGCGGCTGTGCAACAAGGCCCTCTGGCTGGAACGCGGCGCGGTCGTGCGCATCGGTCCCGTTGACGAGGTGCTGGCCGCGTATCACAAACACAATGCGGGCGGCGAACCGGCGCCGCGAGACGGAGAAGAGTGA
- a CDS encoding ABC transporter permease, translating to MTTESFPAAATRQRNGAIYDSGDRSEAVRAWEDLRDGALRWRLWSRLGWHDIRKRYRRSVLGPFWLTLSMAVMVGSLGLIYGTLFRLDLEGYLPFLAVGLATWTLIASFLNEGCISFIELEPLIKNVRIPMSVHILRALWRNLIIYGHNIVIFAVVALIFGIWPGAAGLLAVAGLALLLVNAGWIMLLLGMICTRFRDVPPIIGSVIQLLFFVTPVMWKPELLGDRRYLMILNPFYHLLEVIRAPLLGHVPGWESWVAGLLFAAAGWAFTFACFARFRKRIAYWL from the coding sequence ATGACCACCGAGAGCTTTCCCGCCGCCGCCACCCGACAGAGGAACGGAGCCATCTACGACTCCGGAGACCGCAGCGAGGCGGTGCGGGCCTGGGAGGATCTCAGGGACGGCGCCCTGCGTTGGCGGCTGTGGAGCCGGCTCGGCTGGCACGACATCCGCAAGCGCTACCGCCGCTCGGTCCTGGGACCCTTCTGGCTGACGCTCAGCATGGCCGTCATGGTGGGCAGCCTGGGGCTGATCTACGGCACGCTGTTCCGGTTGGACCTGGAGGGGTATCTGCCCTTCCTGGCGGTCGGGCTGGCCACCTGGACCCTGATCGCCTCCTTCCTCAACGAAGGTTGCATCAGCTTCATCGAGCTGGAGCCGCTCATCAAGAATGTCCGCATTCCGATGTCGGTGCACATCCTGCGGGCCCTGTGGCGCAATCTGATCATCTACGGCCACAACATCGTGATCTTCGCGGTGGTGGCCCTGATCTTCGGGATCTGGCCGGGCGCGGCGGGCCTCCTGGCGGTGGCCGGGCTGGCGCTGCTCCTGGTGAACGCCGGCTGGATCATGCTGCTGCTCGGCATGATCTGCACCCGTTTCCGCGACGTGCCACCGATCATCGGCAGCGTGATCCAGCTCCTGTTCTTCGTGACGCCGGTCATGTGGAAGCCGGAACTGCTGGGCGACCGCCGCTATCTGATGATTCTGAACCCCTTCTATCATCTGCTGGAGGTCATCCGGGCACCGCTGCTGGGCCATGTGCCGGGCTGGGAAAGCTGGGTGGCCGGCCTGCTGTTCGCCGCCGCCGGCTGGGCCTTCACCTTCGCCTGCTTCGCCCGCTTCCGCAAACGCATCGCCTACTGGCTCTGA
- a CDS encoding GDP-mannose 4,6-dehydratase codes for MARTALIFGVSGQDGSYLARHLLDRGYTVHGTSRDCEIASFRNLTILGIRDRVNVHSATLHDFRSIVQVIRAVKPNEIYNLSAQSAVGLSFEQPVETIDSILNGTLNILEAIRFLGVDARFYHASSSESFGNTLDEPAGETTAFRPCSPYGVAKSAAHWMVANYRQAYGLYACSGILFNHESPLRPARFVTRKIVRGAIAVAQGRAKTLELGNLAVARDWGWAPEYVDAMWRMLQQDEPDDFVIATGRMHALEDFVRTAFAHFGMDWREHVVQGATNLRPMDIHRSVGNPAKAAARLGWKAETLMPDLVSRLIEAELALPPP; via the coding sequence GTGGCGCGGACCGCACTGATCTTCGGGGTTTCCGGGCAGGATGGAAGCTATCTTGCCCGGCATCTGCTCGACCGCGGCTACACCGTCCATGGCACCTCGCGGGACTGCGAGATCGCGTCGTTCCGCAACCTGACGATCCTGGGCATCCGCGACCGGGTGAACGTCCATTCGGCGACCCTGCACGATTTCCGCAGCATCGTGCAGGTGATCCGGGCGGTGAAGCCCAACGAGATCTACAATCTCTCGGCCCAGTCGGCGGTGGGGCTGTCCTTCGAGCAGCCGGTCGAGACGATCGACAGCATCCTGAACGGCACACTGAACATCCTGGAGGCCATCCGCTTCCTGGGGGTGGACGCGCGCTTCTACCACGCCTCGTCCAGCGAGAGCTTCGGCAACACCCTGGACGAGCCGGCCGGCGAGACGACGGCCTTCCGCCCCTGCAGCCCCTATGGCGTCGCCAAATCGGCGGCCCATTGGATGGTCGCCAACTACCGGCAGGCTTACGGGCTCTATGCCTGCTCCGGGATCCTGTTCAACCACGAGTCGCCGCTGCGTCCGGCGCGCTTCGTCACCCGCAAGATCGTCCGCGGCGCCATCGCGGTGGCGCAGGGCCGGGCGAAGACTCTGGAACTGGGGAACCTCGCGGTGGCGCGCGACTGGGGCTGGGCGCCGGAATATGTGGACGCCATGTGGCGGATGCTCCAGCAGGACGAGCCGGACGACTTCGTCATCGCCACCGGCCGGATGCATGCGCTGGAGGATTTCGTCCGGACGGCCTTTGCGCATTTCGGCATGGACTGGCGGGAGCATGTGGTCCAGGGTGCCACGAACCTGCGGCCGATGGACATCCATCGCAGCGTCGGCAACCCGGCCAAGGCCGCGGCCCGTTTGGGCTGGAAGGCCGAAACCCTGATGCCGGATCTCGTCAGCCGGTTGATCGAGGCGGAACTGGCCCTGCCGCCGCCATAG
- the gmd gene encoding GDP-mannose 4,6-dehydratase, with amino-acid sequence MSKVALITGVTGQDGAYLAELLLAKGYTVHGVKRRSSSFNTERVEHLYHDVHEGDVRFRMHYGDLTDATNLIRIVQEVQPDEIYNLAAQSHVQVSFETPEYTANSDGLGTLRLLEAIRILGLEKKTRFYQASTSELYGLVQETPQKETTPFYPRSPYAAAKLYAYWITVNYREAYGMHASNGILFNHEGPTRGETFVTRKITRAVAAIQLGLQKALYLGNLDAKRDWGHARDYVEGMWRILQQDQADDYVLATGETHSIREFVELAFGCVGRKIEWRGTGVDEKGVDVATGDVLIEVDPRYFRPTEVDLLLGDPSKAHAKLGWKHTTTFPELVREMVSSDLARFEREAAGRRA; translated from the coding sequence TTGAGCAAGGTTGCTTTGATCACGGGCGTCACGGGACAGGATGGCGCCTATCTCGCGGAGCTTCTGCTCGCGAAGGGCTACACCGTTCACGGTGTCAAGCGGCGCTCGTCTTCGTTCAACACGGAGCGTGTCGAGCACCTGTACCACGACGTGCACGAGGGCGACGTCCGCTTCCGGATGCATTACGGCGACCTGACCGACGCGACCAACCTGATCCGCATCGTCCAGGAGGTCCAGCCGGACGAAATCTACAACCTCGCCGCCCAGAGCCATGTGCAGGTGAGCTTCGAGACGCCGGAATACACGGCGAACTCCGACGGCCTCGGCACGCTGCGCCTGCTGGAGGCGATCCGCATCCTCGGCCTGGAAAAGAAGACGCGCTTCTACCAGGCGTCCACCTCCGAGCTGTACGGCCTCGTGCAGGAGACGCCGCAGAAGGAGACGACGCCCTTCTACCCGCGCAGCCCCTACGCGGCGGCGAAGCTCTACGCCTACTGGATCACGGTGAACTACCGCGAGGCCTATGGGATGCACGCCTCCAACGGCATCCTGTTCAATCATGAGGGCCCGACCCGCGGCGAGACCTTCGTCACCCGCAAGATCACCCGCGCCGTCGCGGCCATCCAGCTCGGCCTCCAGAAGGCGCTCTATCTCGGCAACCTGGACGCCAAGCGCGACTGGGGCCACGCCCGCGACTATGTCGAAGGCATGTGGCGCATCCTGCAGCAGGACCAGGCCGACGATTACGTCCTCGCCACCGGCGAGACCCATTCTATCCGCGAGTTCGTGGAGCTGGCCTTCGGCTGCGTGGGCCGCAAGATCGAATGGCGCGGTACGGGGGTGGACGAGAAGGGCGTGGACGTGGCGACCGGCGACGTGCTGATCGAGGTCGATCCGCGCTATTTCCGCCCGACCGAGGTGGACCTGCTGCTGGGCGATCCGTCCAAGGCTCACGCCAAGCTGGGCTGGAAACACACCACCACCTTCCCGGAACTGGTGCGCGAGATGGTGTCGAGCGACCTCGCTCGCTTCGAGCGCGAGGCGGCGGGGCGCCGGGCCTGA